In the Sulfobacillus thermosulfidooxidans DSM 9293 genome, CATGCTGTGCGGGTTCCGCAACGCGGCCGTCCCGCCCGCGTCGGCCTACACCCGATTTCTGCATCGTCTGATGGCCGAACAGGATACCGTGGACGGGATGTTTGAGCAGCTGGTGGATGACCTCGCCGCCGTGCTCCCGAATTTCGGTCAGCGCTTGGCCATGGACAGCAAGGGTATCTCGTCGCGGGCCGTGCGGCCCGCCAAAAACCCCACCGCCGATGGGCGCCGGGACGTCGATGCCGATTTTGGACGGAAGGAATACCGCGGTGTGCATGAGGACGGGACTACCTGGACCAAAGTGGTCAAGTGGTTCGGGTATAAGCTGCACCTGGTGGTGGATTCGACGTACGAATTGCCGGTGGCGTGGGAGGTGACGAAAGCGTCGGTGTCCGATGTGACCCGGGCGATGCCCATGTTGGATCATCTGCACCATCGCCACGGGGTGCTGCTGTCCCGTGCCGTCCTTTTAACGGCCGACCGGGGCTATGATGATACCAAATTGATCGCCGCCTGCTGGGATAGCTACCAGATTAAGCCGGTGATCGATATCCGGAATATGTGGCGGGACCCGGATGCCACGCGAGTGCTACCGGGCCATTCGACGGTGACCTACAATTATCGTGGCGACGTCTTTTGTCAGGATCCGGTCACGGGTCAGGTTCACACCATGAGTAACGGCGGATTCGAAGTCAGGCGCCAACGTCTCAAAAAGCGGTGCCCCGCCCGCTTTGCGGGCGTGTCCTGCCGGGGTCAAGACACCTGCCCCGTCGTCCAGGGCCTGCGCATTCCCTTACAGACCGATCGGCGGATTTTTACGCCCATGGACCGGGCCAGTTATCAATGGAAGCGCGAGTATGCCCATCGCACGGCGGTGGAACGGGTGAACAGTCGGTTGGATGTGTCGTTCGGGTTGGAACTCCATACCATTCGGGGGCTAAAGAAAATGCAACTCCGCTGCGGGTTGGCCCTCATCGTGATGTTGGCGATGGCGCTCGGGCGGATACGGCAACGGCAACCGGAGCGGATGCGCCGCCTCGTGGGGTCGTGAACCCCACCCCCATTCATCGAAATCCCGGAACGGCCCGTCGGGCCGCTGCTTCGGCGTCGATTCCTCCTGTTCCGCCATAATTGAGGCCCATTCACCCTCTGGGATCTGCGTGACAAACGGCTGTGGAGTCGCCGCAGATTGACTGAAATCGGCTACAGCGGAAAAAACTCCCCTAAAAAAGTCTGTTGACAGGGGACCTGGTATTCATAATGATATATGAGTATTTTGATAGGGATTATAATATAGGAAGGGTGGATAGTGGTGATTATTGCCCTACTAGTTGGTTACATGGGCTTTATCGTATTGTTGGGCAAACACAAGACGGTCACGAGTGTAACGGCCTTTCAGAATGGTAACCACCAGCTAGGATTTTGGACCATTCTCATTATGGTGACCGCTCTATGGTCTTCTTCCCTGATTGTGGTGGAAATCGATGCCGCCTATCAATATGGGGTGAGTGCGCTATGGTATGGCGTCAGCGTGGCTCTGATGTCTGTTCTTGTGTCTTTGCTCATGCCTTGGTTTCACCAACATGCTTATATTTCTAATAGTGACCTGTTAGGCCGCACCTTCGGACGGGGGGTCCGCCGTTTAAGCGGAATGGTCATTGGCGGGACTTTTCCCATTTTCGCGCTATCTAATGCGCTCGCAGCCGCCATATTTCTGCAAACCGCCTTGTCGTGGCCATTATGGCTCAGTTTGAGCGTCACCACCTTATTGTTAATTGTCACCATTCAATTTGCTGGCATGCTGTCTTTAGCTCAAATGCAGGGCTTTAATTTGTTTATGGTCATGATCGGTATCGTTTATGCCATCCACACCATGGCGCATCCTCTTCCCCATCCCAAAATGGTAATGCCTCCCAGGTTTTGGCACCTATGGGGAGTCGGTCACGGAATTGTCGCCGTGTGGTTTGGTATGAACATTTTAAACGTTGTCTGTGCCCAAGCCGAAATTCAAACGCTAGCGGCGGCCCGTCATATCCGCCATGCCAAGTGGGCAACCTGGCTATCCACTCTTTGGCTTTTGGGAATCATTTTCGTCAGCACATGGCTTGGCGTCATGACTCGGCTCTTAACGCCGAATCCGCACATGGATGGACTTAAGGCCTTTTTCCATATTGTGCTGGCCCACAGTTCTCCCTTGTGGGTGGCCCTCCTTGGTATGTCCATGTGGTCTCTGGCTATCATGTGGTGTGGTCCCTTATTATTTTCCGGCGCCATTAGTGTAACCCACGATGTGATGGGTCAATTTCACAGTCTTACCTGGCTCCGTATAGGACTCATCGTGGAAGGCGTTATTATGGTCTTATATGGCCTGTGGCGCCCAGGCGAACTGGCTTGGTGGCGTGTATTCGGCTTGACTCTCCGTAATGCCGCCGTCGTAGGACCCACCTTAGTCGTCCTATTGTGGAAGGATACCTTTCCCCGTAAAGCGGTCCTGCTCGCCATCGCCAGTGGCATTGGTACGGGACTTGGCTTAAATGCGATCACAGGATTTTCCGCGACCCACTTTGTCTGGGGCATAAATCCCATGTGGTCGGCCGCCACCATCACCATGGTCGTCCTCGCTACGGCTCGCCTTCTTCATCAACGCCAACTCCTGGGAGCCATCTTGGGCCTAGCCCTGTGGGGACTTTTAACCGTCTTGTTGATCCGTTATGGTTCGGCTGCGAATCTTTTAGGGATTCTTCTCTTATTTTCGGGGTTGTTATTTATGGGATATGCCTGGCTCTTAACCCGGCGCCCTGATGCAGAGCTAAAGCTCTACCCCTTGTCAAAATCGGTAGAATCCGACTAACACCACAGCGCCAACAAAAAATCTCTTTTTTGTTATTCCCTCATCACCATCGCCAGGTCATGATTTTTTGTCAAGAGACTTTCGTGGCACTGGCATTGCGACGCCGGGTGAGACTGACAACATGCCACCCGGCTTCAATAATGGGTATAGATTTGGAATAGAGGAGTAGAAGGGAATAGAAAGGAAGACAAATCATGGCATATCGTTGGTGGATGATTCCTCTTAGCATGATCCTTACCGCAGGTCTTAGCGTCCCGGCATTTGCACAAAGTCCTACACCGATGCTTCCACAGCCGAACCGGCAACACGAAGATTCTCACCAGGCGTTAGTCATCGACTATGTCAATGCCTCCCCGTCTGGACATGGACCTGGATCTCAACAGACATGGCAATGGACAATTAAGATCAGCAATGTCAAAACGCCTGAAAGCACCGGATCATCATTTCTGAAATTTCGGCTGTTAACCCCGAGTCAGCAACAAAACTTTGTCAACAACAATGATATTGGGAGTCGCCTATTTATTTATCCCATTGAGCCCGCTCAAGTCCATAATGGAACCATTACCGCAACATTCCAAAGTTCAGCACCTAACCCCGGCAATAACCTCATTGATGCTTCTGAATACTTTGACCATTCGTCATCCGGCGAAGGGACTGGCAGCAGTGTTGAAGTACGCCAAGAATCTCCTGCCGTGTCCATCACGTCACTACCCTATGGACAATTGCCCGAAGTGCCTCTCGCCAGTGTGCTACCTGCCATGCTGATTGCAGGATTTGGAATATGGATGTATAAACACCGCAGCACAGTTTCTCCTTTATCTTAAAAACAGAAGACCAGAGCATAAACCCCATGATATCCTGCTCTGATCTCCGGTTTCCATGCATGCCCTAATGTGTTACACACAATGAGCCTAAATCCCCTCAACCCGACAGGATAAGATGGCCAGAGCGTTCAACCCCATTCATTAGTGACGCTTAAATCGTAAATCACCGAATCACGACATCAACACCTCATCATGTCGCACCAGCATAGCCAAAAAACAACGTATGACCGATTTTCACTGATGGGAGGACAACAAAAACATCATGACAGGAACTGAGATTCATATCCATCAAAAACATTCTCTCGGCATTCTATGGATATTGTGGGCTGTCGTTTCAATCTTTCCTCTATTGGCCTATGCCTCTCCTCTATGGCAGAATGTGTTGGCGGATACTCCCATCGCGGATTTGATTTGGATACCGATTCTAGCCCTTGGTTGGGCGACTTGGAGTATTTTGACGGGGGACTTCAACCGCCCCGATGACAGTGAATTAAATGGCATTTTAGGGCTCACTTTAGCCGTTGTTGTGGGTTTAGCCTTAGTATTAGGACCCGTCCGTTGGCCCACCTTCTTTGTCTTTAATCACGGCGGGCTCCTATTATGGCCTTTATGGATATTAGCCATGACCTGGATTTTTTGGGGCATCGAAGCCACCCGCAAGGTGGTTGCCCCATTACTCTACTTGGTATTGGTGTGGCCACCGTTTTTTGAAGCCATTGCTAATAAGACGCAAACCGTGTTGGTCAGATGGGCTGTTGCTGTTTTAAATGATTTATCCCATCACGTGTCGTGGCTACATTCTGCTCAAATCGCCGGAACCTTTGGGGTTAATTACCATGGTCAAAATATTTTGGTCGTCGTAGCTGAAGCTTGTAGTGGGGCTGATAGCCTTGTCGGTGCTGCTATTGTGATGCCCGTGATTTGGTTTATGATACAAGGCGGGATTGGGAAAAAAGCCTTACTAAGTGGTATTGCCTTATTTGGTGCCTTAATCCTCAATTGGATGAGACTCGCCGTCATCGTTCTTTGTGTCCATATCCTGGGTCCAGCCATTACCTTTCGCTATATCCATCCCGTTCTAGGATTTATTCTGTTTGCGTTATTGGCGGTCCTGTTAGTCACTCTCTTAAAACCCTTCAATCTTCACATGCCAAAACTTCAGGTATCCTCTACCGTGCGATTTGCTAGCCTGGGACGGGTAAGTGGAGCCCTCGTTGTATCGGGTATATTGTTTTTCCTTCTTCGTCCCTTATTTACCCTCCCTCAAGGAACATTTGGCAATCCTAGTCCCGTTAAGCAATATCATGTCGCAACTTTTCTTCCTTCGCTTCCCCAATTTCAAAAGAGTCCTGCCTATTATGCCAATGAATCCTCGGTTTTGGGTCCTCATTCTGCAACCCAAGCCGATCTCTACGTGATGCCTCGTTCCGGTAAAGCGGCACTCGTCGAAATGTGGAGCACAGCTAGTGCGTCCCGACTCGCTACCTATGGATTTCATGCTTGCTTGTTGTATCATGGCGATAACATTCAAGCCTCCCAGTCATTCCAGCTGGTTCCTGGAGTGGTTGCCACAGCCTATGCGGTTAGCCTTCCCCCAAGTACCGTGGGTGGACGGCGTTCTGTATATGTGGATATCGAATGGAGCGATGCGGTGAAAACATCTCAGGGCATTCGCTATCAAAGGTGGTCGATTGCCTCGTTTCCAGCGTCTACGCCTAACCCGACTAATCTTCATCCCGCCAGACATCTGAAATCCTTGACCGCGATCCAAGCTATGACAGCGCCTGGCACGCAGGGTTTGTGGCCGCGCAGTATTCTCCACACCAAAACGATGTTAATCGCATTAGCGGACGAAATGTTTCATGCCAGTTTAAGAAACCATGCATGACGGGGCGTGGTGCCCTACCATTCCAAAAATGTTAGTGCCCGTGAAAATTAGCGAATCATCTTATGAAAGGAAGTCATACCGATGAAAAAATTCTGGAGTCACCGGTTCGGGAAGCCCTTAACCATTTCAGTCGTCATCGCGGGCCTTAGTGTCCTTGTGCTAAATCTGGATTCATTATTTCAGCCTGTTCACATTGCGCATCATAGCTCGTCCCTCTCAAACACGAAATATCCCGTAACAGACCCCGTTTCCAAGGCGTCAACCGATTACCTATCCTTTGTCGTCCCTGAGAAAGACTTCACCATAACAGAACAGGCCCATCAAGGTATTGCCACTTGGATAATGCCTGCAAAGCCGCCATTCACTTCAGGAACCGAAGTTGTCTTGTGGGGATGGCCTAATGCGACCTTAGCTACCTACCTTCATCAATCCCCACAAATTCTCGGAAAAACCACTGTCAAAAGTGACTCGCGCACCCTAAGCATCATTTTTGCTTTACCAAGGTCATGGCCTTCTGTACATGAAGTCTTTCAAATGGTAGTCATCGAGCCCAATCATCCTAACCTGAAGTCGCCACCATATGGACAACTCCCAGAAGTACCGTGGGCAGCGTTATTACCATTCATCGTGCTTGCCGGATTTGGCTTCAAATTCTATCATGACGGCAAAAAATCCCCATCAGCATGATGACAGGGAATATCGAGATGCGGCGAATTTGACCAAAATCCACGCGTATTGTCTTTTACCGTATCAATTTTTAGAAATCCAGGTAGACAGCATTTTATCCACCTGGATTCGTAATGTATTCGTTATGAGGGATCGTGTTTAATGGCATGGCCTCCAAACGCATTGCGCAGGGCTGCAATCACTTGCGCACTATAAGACTCCTCTTGTCGTGATGCAAAACGGGCCATTAAGGACAAGGTAATGACGGGTGCAGGTACCGATTCCTTAATCGCCTCTTCCACTGTCCAGCGTCCTTCTCCCGAGTCTTCCACGTACCCGCGGATGCCTTTTAAGTCGGGATTGGTCGAAAATACATTCTCTACGAGCTCCAATAACCACGAGCGCACCACACTCCCGTGATTCCACATATGACTGATAGCTGCCAGGTCTAGCTCAAAGGGACCTTTTTTCATAATCTCGAAGCCTTCCGCATAGGCCTGCAAAAGCCCATATTCAATGCCGTTGTGCACCATTTTGACAAAGTGTCCGGAGCCGATAGGACCCACGTGCAAAAATCCATCCTCCGGAGCCAAACTCTCCATCAGGGGACGGACATGATCAATTGCTGCCGAACTTCCGCCAGCCATAATGGCATATCCATTAGCTAATCCCCAAATGCCCCCACTTGTTCCTGCATCAATAAATTCGATACCCAACTCCGCGGCACGCTGACCCCGACGCATTGAATCGCGAAAGTTTGCATTACCGCCATCGATCACAATGTCGTGTGCAGACAATAAGGATAGCAAGGTTTCAAACAGCGTTTCGGTGGCCTCTCCAGCTGGCACCATCATCCAGGCGACCCGAGGATGGGGTAATTGTTCCACCAGGTTCTGAATTGATGAAGCCCCTATTGCCCCCATTTTTTCCAACTCTCGCACTTTGTCAGGAGTACGATTCCATACCACCACTTCATGGCCATGACGTAAAAGTCGTTGAGCCATATTGGATCCCATCCGTCCTAATCCCAGCATCCCCATTTTCATGATGTGATCCCCCTTAGTTTTTGTGTCCATGTCGACCACGCATATCTCTTAACCCATCATGCTCCCCAAAGGTTTTGAGTATTCCTCCGCAAAAAATCTGTAAGTCGGGCAAAAATTACCACTTCCCCATAAGCAACGAGATGGCGTAACATCACGGTTAGCTTGGGTACCATTCATACCTAGAATATCCCCGGGATTATTCTGCCCATATAACACTTCATGGTCGCCCTCATGTTGGGATGCCATGGTGAGTGATATCATATCGCGGAAATACAGATGCCAAGCCTACCCGATTTCGCCCGTCAATTTTCGCAGCATACATGGCTTGATCGGCCTCCTCAAGGAGAGCAGTTAACGACCGGGGCGTTTTTTCCGAATTGGCACTGACCCCCACACTAATGGTTATCCGTAATGAACGGCCTCGAATCGAAAATGGGCGTCTGGCAATCTGAGACCGAATACGTTCTGCTACACGTTTGGCGTCAGAGAGGGAGGTTTCAGGTAACAAGATCACAAACTCGTCGCCCCCATAGCGAATACAGGCATCTCCTTCTCGCAACTGTATCGCAAGACGCCTTCCCACCTCAGAGAGCACAGCGTCCCCCGCAGTATGGCCCCAGCGATCGTTTAAAGATTTAAAGTGATCAATATCTACAAACAGCACAGCTGCGTGCAGAGGATGTGAAAAAGATGCCCATGTTTTCTCCAATTGGCCACGTGCTTTCATTTGAGTCAGCGGATCGACTGTGACCATCAGCCGAAGTTTTTCCAGTTCTTTCGTTTGATTCGCAACTTTCTGGGCTTGTGCCACACATCCCGCACAACAATAAACTTCCCCATGCCAGTGGACCACAGATTGTTCCAAAGCAATTCCGCAGTGAGCACATCGAACCACCGGTGAATGATCCACCTTATAGCCTCCTTTACCCGTGCACACAGTATCACACCTTTTTAGGTGTAAATGAAGGAGCCATCAACGAGTTGTCAACATTTGTTGAGTCGTGCCGGTTTGCAATCCATCATCCTCTGGGTGAATACGTAGAGAAGAGATTTCCCTCAGTTGGCAATCAAGACTACCCAATATTTATGCAACCAGCATCATCTCGTTAAAGATCTCACGCTTCGAGTGCATAGCGACACAATGCCCTTTACCAGGGATAAGCATATCAGAGTAACACCTCTCAGCATTTCATGGTAGGTCTAACACCATACTCCTGCGGTTATTTTTCCCCTATCTCGAGGAGCGTTCATTTGCCAAGAGATTTTACTCTCTTTTCCAATATATCATAAAAACACAATACTAAAATGATTAAAATGGTTTTACTTTAATATCTCCGCAAATCACATCTGGCCAAAGGGAGGGATGATCCCTATATACCTTAGCAGGTCAGGATTAGTAAGGAACAAAGGGATTAAAGCCTCATCATCCGAACCTACTGTCTATGATGTCGCCTAGAGAGCTTGGATTAGACGGTATCATTTATGCCGAATTTAGATTTATATCTGTCTTGAAGCATCGTCTGAAATCGTAGTCGTCTAAGGTGGCTAGAATCCGCCAAAATCGAAAATTCTCTGCCTTATTGATTGCATGATAATCCCGTCTTGCCGTCAGGTAATCCCCTATGTGTGGACTAATTGTCCTCAGCCCCGACGCGAAAAGTGCTGGTCGAAGGAGTTCTTTGGTCATAGCGCAGGTCATGACGACGGTCAATTTCGATACCTAGCCGTTTTGTCTCCGGTAGTCCATGGATGGCCTTTTTAGCCCGTTTTTGTTGGTACATCGCTTGATCCGCGCGGTCAATAAGCGTCATCACCTCTTCCCCGGGTTTATACAAAGCAAGGCCAATCGAAAACTGAATCTCGGGATCGGCCCTCTTTATGCGGCCGATAAGTTCTTCAGCGGCAGCAGGTGATGCGCCCGGTAATACTAACACAAATTCATCGCCCGCCCAGCGGATCACTAAATCGCTCCGCCGAATTTGACTAAAAATCGTGTGGACGATACGACATAGCAAGCGATCTCCGGCCTGATGTCCAAAATGATCATTAACCATTTTGAGATTATCCACATCCAAAAAGGCCACCGTTAACGGGTGGCTGTCGGTAACATCTTGTATAAGCTTGGCCAAAGCCTGTTCTCCCGCATAGCGAGTCAAAGATCCCGTCAATAAATCCCAATCCGAAGCTAATCGCGCCATATGCTCACCCGATACGGCTATTTTTCCATAGCGGTTTAACAACTCACTAAAGGCTAAACGGACTTGCCGATCAATTTCTCCCCGCGGCATGCCTAACATGACGGCCATATCCTCGACGGGCATGCCCTGTGCCATTAATAGCCGAATACGTTCGTCCTCGATCACGTTATGGGTCCCTCCCTGCTCTTATCTCCCAGCTTCGAATGGGAACCACGATGTCATACCTAAGATACCTCGTTCACCGCCAGCATACAGTGCTAATCCTAGTGCCATCTTCCGTCTCAGCATGATTGCTACGGCTTCCTTTATCCCTGTTTTTTCCAATCCTTTACTCGACAAAATTTTTCAAGTTTGTTGACTATATTTTGGAAGTTCTGGTATTATACTTCCAAAAGCTTGTCGAATATGAGGGAGTGAAGGCATGAAATCAACAGGAATTGTCCGTCGAGTGGACGAGCTTGGTCGCGTCGTCCTGCCTATTGAATTACGGAGGACATTACAAATTGAAGACAAAGATTCCTTAGAAATCTATGTCGATGGAGAAAAAATCGTTTTGCGGAAATATGAACCCGCTTGCATTTTCTGCGGGAATGCTGAAAACATTGAAACCTTCCGCGGCAAAAATATCTGCCACGATTGCTTAAAAAGCTTGCATATTGAAGCGGTTTAATTGTTCCGGCTCTTTTGAGCGCGATTATACAATTCTCGACGGGAAATATGATATTGGGAGGCGATCTGTTGGGTCGCCTCTTTGATTGTGTGTCCTGCTGCCACCAAATTTTCCACGTCATCAATCAGTTTGTCCCATTCAGGTTCTTGCTCAGACGCCGAAGCTTTTGGTCCTACAACGAGGACCATTTCTCCCTTCCAGGTCCGGTTTTGACTCACTAACTCGCCTAGCGTCCCTTTCCAAAACTCTTCAAAGTGTTTGGTCATCTCCCGCCCGAGCACGACCAGACGGTCCCGGCCTAAAAGCTCCAGCAGATCATTTAAGGTCTTGTCCATGTGATGCGGAGCTTCATAAATCACACTGGCATAGGGACACGCTTGAATTTCTTGTAGTCTCTCGCGCCGGGCTTTTCCATTTGGCGGGATAAATCCCCAAAAGACATAAGGATGGGGAAAGCCTGAAGCGGCAAATGCCATGACCTGCGCCGACGGGCCCGGAATCACCGAAAACGGAATATGGTTATCATAAAGCCATACCATCAGTTCTTGGCCCGGATCAGAAATGGCAGGCATTCCCCGGTCCGAGACCAGCGCAAGGCTTTCTCCTTGGGCAATCCACGTCGCAACTTGTTGCAGACGCCGTGGTGCATTATGGGCATGAAATGATACCAAGGGCCGATGGATATCAAAGGTACGGCAGAGAATTTCGGTTTCCCGAGTATCCTCGCACAAAATCCGGTCAACCTGCCGCAATACCGCTTGGGCTCGTGGTGAAAAGTCTTCGAGATTACCAATCGGCGTTCCCACCAGGTATACATGCCCTGGTTCCACCCAATGATGATCAGTATCTACGGACACGATAGCTTCAGGGCCTCCTTTGCACTATGGGGCAACTGTTTAATGCGGTATTCTTCGCGCAAGGCCTGCGATTTGGTGTACGGTCCAAAGTGACACCAGATCTCAAGCGGTCTATGTGCCCGGGTAAATTTGGCGCCTTTTCCTTGCTGATGCACACGAAACCGCTGGGCCAGATTGGTCGTGATCCCGGTATAAAACACGTCCCCTTGACACCGTAAAATGTAGACCCACCATATGGCCTTATTGCCGGACATGATCAAAAACGTCCCGTAAAATCTCTTTGATTAGATCCTGGGAGCCGTTGGCATTCAAATGGTGAAAAGCTTGGTAGCTCGCTTCCCACAGTTCGAGCCATGCCTTGTTCTGGTGCCGACGATATTGGGTGCGCACCCAATAAGAAAACTGAATCAGTTGTTCTTTGGTTAAGTCATTGTCGGCAAAAAATTGATCAGGATCAAAATGCGTGTCGTCATCCTGGATATCGGGATCGGCCCGCAAAAATTGGCACCGACTTCTCACCGTCGGTAAGAGCCCATGAATTTGTTCTGTCACGAAAATAAACGTGACATAGCGAGGGGGT is a window encoding:
- a CDS encoding transposase gives rise to the protein MAIIPQLSLFSWQDLEELGDLERLVLVLETVPDETLMAHLEAARGHGRNTYPVRAMWNSVLAGVVFQHPSIESLRRELARNAQLRMLCGFRNAAVPPASAYTRFLHRLMAEQDTVDGMFEQLVDDLAAVLPNFGQRLAMDSKGISSRAVRPAKNPTADGRRDVDADFGRKEYRGVHEDGTTWTKVVKWFGYKLHLVVDSTYELPVAWEVTKASVSDVTRAMPMLDHLHHRHGVLLSRAVLLTADRGYDDTKLIAACWDSYQIKPVIDIRNMWRDPDATRVLPGHSTVTYNYRGDVFCQDPVTGQVHTMSNGGFEVRRQRLKKRCPARFAGVSCRGQDTCPVVQGLRIPLQTDRRIFTPMDRASYQWKREYAHRTAVERVNSRLDVSFGLELHTIRGLKKMQLRCGLALIVMLAMALGRIRQRQPERMRRLVGS
- a CDS encoding archaeosortase/exosortase family protein, whose protein sequence is MTGTEIHIHQKHSLGILWILWAVVSIFPLLAYASPLWQNVLADTPIADLIWIPILALGWATWSILTGDFNRPDDSELNGILGLTLAVVVGLALVLGPVRWPTFFVFNHGGLLLWPLWILAMTWIFWGIEATRKVVAPLLYLVLVWPPFFEAIANKTQTVLVRWAVAVLNDLSHHVSWLHSAQIAGTFGVNYHGQNILVVVAEACSGADSLVGAAIVMPVIWFMIQGGIGKKALLSGIALFGALILNWMRLAVIVLCVHILGPAITFRYIHPVLGFILFALLAVLLVTLLKPFNLHMPKLQVSSTVRFASLGRVSGALVVSGILFFLLRPLFTLPQGTFGNPSPVKQYHVATFLPSLPQFQKSPAYYANESSVLGPHSATQADLYVMPRSGKAALVEMWSTASASRLATYGFHACLLYHGDNIQASQSFQLVPGVVATAYAVSLPPSTVGGRRSVYVDIEWSDAVKTSQGIRYQRWSIASFPASTPNPTNLHPARHLKSLTAIQAMTAPGTQGLWPRSILHTKTMLIALADEMFHASLRNHA
- the gnd gene encoding phosphogluconate dehydrogenase (NAD(+)-dependent, decarboxylating); its protein translation is MKMGMLGLGRMGSNMAQRLLRHGHEVVVWNRTPDKVRELEKMGAIGASSIQNLVEQLPHPRVAWMMVPAGEATETLFETLLSLLSAHDIVIDGGNANFRDSMRRGQRAAELGIEFIDAGTSGGIWGLANGYAIMAGGSSAAIDHVRPLMESLAPEDGFLHVGPIGSGHFVKMVHNGIEYGLLQAYAEGFEIMKKGPFELDLAAISHMWNHGSVVRSWLLELVENVFSTNPDLKGIRGYVEDSGEGRWTVEEAIKESVPAPVITLSLMARFASRQEESYSAQVIAALRNAFGGHAIKHDPS
- a CDS encoding GGDEF domain-containing protein, which codes for MDHSPVVRCAHCGIALEQSVVHWHGEVYCCAGCVAQAQKVANQTKELEKLRLMVTVDPLTQMKARGQLEKTWASFSHPLHAAVLFVDIDHFKSLNDRWGHTAGDAVLSEVGRRLAIQLREGDACIRYGGDEFVILLPETSLSDAKRVAERIRSQIARRPFSIRGRSLRITISVGVSANSEKTPRSLTALLEEADQAMYAAKIDGRNRVGLASVFPRYDITHHGIPT
- a CDS encoding GGDEF domain-containing protein, encoding MIEDERIRLLMAQGMPVEDMAVMLGMPRGEIDRQVRLAFSELLNRYGKIAVSGEHMARLASDWDLLTGSLTRYAGEQALAKLIQDVTDSHPLTVAFLDVDNLKMVNDHFGHQAGDRLLCRIVHTIFSQIRRSDLVIRWAGDEFVLVLPGASPAAAEELIGRIKRADPEIQFSIGLALYKPGEEVMTLIDRADQAMYQQKRAKKAIHGLPETKRLGIEIDRRHDLRYDQRTPSTSTFRVGAEDN
- a CDS encoding AbrB/MazE/SpoVT family DNA-binding domain-containing protein encodes the protein MKSTGIVRRVDELGRVVLPIELRRTLQIEDKDSLEIYVDGEKIVLRKYEPACIFCGNAENIETFRGKNICHDCLKSLHIEAV
- the rsmI gene encoding 16S rRNA (cytidine(1402)-2'-O)-methyltransferase; translation: MSVDTDHHWVEPGHVYLVGTPIGNLEDFSPRAQAVLRQVDRILCEDTRETEILCRTFDIHRPLVSFHAHNAPRRLQQVATWIAQGESLALVSDRGMPAISDPGQELMVWLYDNHIPFSVIPGPSAQVMAFAASGFPHPYVFWGFIPPNGKARRERLQEIQACPYASVIYEAPHHMDKTLNDLLELLGRDRLVVLGREMTKHFEEFWKGTLGELVSQNRTWKGEMVLVVGPKASASEQEPEWDKLIDDVENLVAAGHTIKEATQQIASQYHISRRELYNRAQKSRNN
- a CDS encoding GIY-YIG nuclease family protein; translated protein: MSGNKAIWWVYILRCQGDVFYTGITTNLAQRFRVHQQGKGAKFTRAHRPLEIWCHFGPYTKSQALREEYRIKQLPHSAKEALKLSCP